A single window of Salvelinus namaycush isolate Seneca chromosome 11, SaNama_1.0, whole genome shotgun sequence DNA harbors:
- the LOC120055870 gene encoding uncharacterized protein KIAA0040-like has protein sequence MKEDILDFFSNLWKVATTKHDQGIYNTVCLVVLLALPMVVLFTSLVVCCHCCCCRRANSTGCCGDSPRSDTAKSDKKKKKSPKNEDFWISVKTGPMTPDRVALTMV, from the coding sequence ATGAAGGAAGACATCTTGGATTTTTTCAGTAACTTGTGGAAGGTGGCCACCACCAAGCATGACCAGGGGATCTACAATACAGTCTGCCTGGTGGTGCTGCTAGCCCTGCCtatggtggtgctcttcacttctCTGGTGGtgtgctgccactgctgctgctgtcgccgGGCCAACTCCACTGGTTGCTGCGGAGACAGCCCAAGATCAGACACAGCAAAATCagacaaaaagaagaagaagagtcCCAAAAATGAGGACTTCTGGATCTCGGTCAAAACAGGACCTATGACACCAGACAGGGTTGCCCTGACGATGGTGTAG
- the LOC120056315 gene encoding tenascin-N-like, with protein MTTRLHWLTRALCLISILCTVTSTYVTEDYSSPAEKEVTFSHVYKIDLAKSPECKLALQTPPSQQDQFSGLQELEGGATLEGENNIVFRHQINLKTPKCDCDESESFTSLLYRVNGLEEEVEHLKSQCSQGCCGGAGGVDTSCSGHGTYQHNTCSCQCNPSWEGPDCSISTCPDECNDNGRCVDGKCVCHAGYTGSDCSQLMCPGACNDKGHCVDGKCVCFSHFTGEDCSEQKCDPDCIHGTCVNGMCICDEGFFGEDCSTVLGPNGLRLVRVTDNSLLVEWEAVKAAEYYILTWHPEGNEAELERVTVPNTETSYLITGLSPGVTYIVQVYAVIKEIQSEGDRIEATTDVSGIDGIRVLGQTEDSIQVDWQNPAAPLDHFRLTYANPDGQEEEQNVPMSAEARTTQTIVGLQPGTEYLIRVQGIKGTIEGKAAFATGVTDLDGPTNLLTKEVTEDTATVEWQKVQAEIDGYMISYSSAEGSSGEIPVGADSTSYRLTGLRPGVLYTVYIWAVKGSRVSRKSSTEAETELDFPTNLLTREVTEDTVTVTWDKVQAEIDGYMISYSSAEGSSGEIPVGADSTSYRLTGLRPGVLYTVYILAVKGSRVSRKSFVDAETDLDAPTNLFTREVTEDTADVSWDRPLADIDGYLISYSSAEGSSGEIPVGADSTSYRLTGLRPGVLYTVYIWAVKGSRVSRKSSTPAETEIDTPKNLKASDVKLNVATLTWTAPLARIDGYILTLRAEDGSLKNLRAGESSFAMSGLEKGKNYIVTLLAYRGPKRSRVIEITFKTVGVLYPFPMDCTQIKKNGNVASGIYTVYVNSERTKPMEVYCDMDTDGGGWVVFQRRNNGQMDFMKRWRQYMAGFGNMTDEFWLGLDNIYELTNTPTQYELRVDLGVGSEKAYAVYDNFKIAPAKQKFKLTIGEYSGTAGDAMNYHQGRPFSTVDNDNDIALGNCALTHRGAWWYKNCHLANLNGKFGDNRHSMGVNWEPWKGHLMSLDFTEMKIRPVGTTRKRRSLSSRTAPRK; from the exons ATGACCACTAGACTTCACTGGCTCACAAGAGCTCTATGCCTGATAAGCATACTGTGCACTGTCACTTCCACATATGTGACAGAAGATTATTCATCCCCCGCTGAGAAAGAAGTCACCTTCAGCCACGTCTATAAGATTGACCTGGCCAAGAGCCCTGAGTGTAAACTCGCCTTGCAGACCCCCCCTTCCCAACAGGACCAGTTTTCAGGCCTGCAAGAGCTGGAAGGGGGCGCTACTCTGGAGGGGGAAAACAACATAGTTTTCAGGCACCAAATCAACCTCAAGACCCCAAAGTGTGACTGTGATGAGTCGGAGAGCTTTACGTCTCTGCTGTACAGAGTCAACgggctggaggaggaggtggaacacCTGAAGAGTCAGTGCTCCCAGGGCTGCTGTGGTGGAGCAGGAG GTGTGGACACTAGCTGTAGTGGCCACGGGACCTACCAGCACAACACCTGCAGTTGTCAATGCAACCCTAGCTGGGAGGGTCCAGACTGCTCCATTTCCACCTGTCCTGATGAGTGCAACGACAACGGCCGCTGTGTGGATGGCAAGTGTGTCTGCCACGCTGGCTACACGGGGAGTGACTGCAGCCAGCTGATGTGCCCAGGGGCCTGCAACGATAAGGGACACTGCGTGGACGGCAAGTGTGTTTGCTTCAGCCACTTCACTGGCGAGGACTGCAGCGAACAGAAATGCGATCCTGACTGCATCCACGGCACCTGCGTGAACGGAATGTGTATCTGTGACGAAGGCTTCTTTGGTGAAGACTGCTCTACAG TGTTGGGCCCTAACGGCCTGCGTCTGGTAAGGGTGACTGATAATTCTCTGCTGGTGGAATGGGAGGCTGTGAAAGCAGCAGAGTACTACATCCTGACCTGGCACCCTGAGGGCAATGAGGCAGAGCTGGAGCGGGTCACCGTGCCCAACACAGAGACCTCCTACCTGATCACAGGACTCAGCCCAGGTGTCACCTACATAGTGCAGGTGTACGCTGTCATCAAGGAGATCCAGAGCGAGGGGGACAGGATAGAGGCGACCACAG ATGTGTCTGGTATTGATGGTATCCGGGTATTGGGCCAGACTGAGGACTCTATCCAGGTGGACTGGCAGAACCCTGCAGCACCTCTAGACCACTTCAGACTGACCTATGCTAACCCTGACGGGCAGGAGGAGGAGCAGAACGTACCAATGAGTGCAGAGGCCAGGACCACCCAAACCATCGTAG gACTGCAACCTGGCACTGAGTACCTCATCAGAGTGCAAGGCATCAAAGGGACCATCGAAGGGAAAGCCGCCTTCGCCACCGGGGTCACAG ATCTTGACGGTCCTACTAACCTCTTGACCAAAGAAGTGACAGAGGATACCGCTACCGTGGAATGGCAGAAGGTACAAGCAGAGATCGACGGCTACATGATCAGCTACAGCTCTGCTGAGGGCTCCAGTGGGGAGATCCCTGTTGGGGCAGACAGCACCTCCTACAGGCTGACTGGGCTGAGGCCTGGAGTCCTCTACACAGTCTACATTTGGGCTGTCAAGGGCTCCCGGGTCAGCAGGAAGAGCTCCACAGAAGCTGAGACAG AACTAGATTTTCCTACTAACCTGTTGACCAGAGAAGTGACAGAAGACACAGTGACAGTAACATGGGATAAAGTCCAGGCTGAAATCGACGGCTACATGATCAGCTACAGCTCTGCTGAGGGCTCCAGTGGGGAGATCCCTGTTGGGGCAGACAGCACCTCCTACAGGCTGACTGGGCTGAGGCCTGGAGTCCTCTACACAGTCTACATCTTGGCTGTCAAGGGCTCCCGGGTCAGCAGGAAGAGCTTCGTTGACGCTGAGACAG ATCTGGATGCTCCTACTAACCTCTTTACCAGAGAAGTGACAGAGGACACAGCTGATGTGTCGTGGGACAGACCTTTAGCGGACATTGATGGCTACCTGATCAGCTACAGCTCTGCTGAGGGCTCCAGTGGGGAGATCCCTGTTGGGGCAGACAGCACCTCCTACAGGCTGACTGGGCTGAGGCCTGGAGTCCTCTACACAGTCTACATCTGGGCTGTCAAGGGCTCCCGGGTCAGCAGGAAGAGCTCCACACCAGCTGAGACAG AAATTGACACACCAAAAAACCTGAAAGCATCGGATGTTAAACTGAATGTAGCTACCCTGACCTGGACTGCTCCCTTAGCCAGAATTGATGGCTACATCCTCACATTGAGAGCTGAGGATGGCAGTTTGAAG AATCTGAGGGCAGGAGAGAGCAGCTTTGCCATGTCGGGCCTGGAGAAAGGAAAGAACTACATTGTTACCCTCCTTGCTTACAGAGGACCAAAAAGGAGCAGAGTGATAGAGATCACATTTAAAACAG TGGGTGTGTTGTACCCATTCCCCATGGACTGTACTCAGATTAAGAAGAATGGTAACGTGGCAAGTGGAATCTACACCGTTTACGTCAACAGTGAACGTACCAAGCCCATGGAGGTGTACTGTGACATGGACACTGATGGCGGTGGATGGGTG GTGTTCCAGAGACGCAACAATGGACAGATGGACTTCATGAAGCGCTGGAGACAGTACATGGCTGGTTTTGGGAACATGACTGATGAATTTTGGCTTG GTCTGGACAATATCTATGAGCTGACCAATACTCCCACTCAGTACGAGCTGCGAGTGGACCTTGGTGTGGGTTCAGAGAAGGCCTATGCTGTCTATGACAACTTCAAGATAGCCCCGGCTAAGCAGAAGTTCAAGCTGACCATCGGTGAATACAGTGGAACAGCAG GCGATGCCATGAACTACCATCAAGGTCGTCCCTTCTCCACGGTTGACAATGACAATGACATTGCTCTTGGTAACTGTGCCCTGACACATCGTGGTGCATGGTGGTACAAAAACTGTCACCTTGCCAACCTCAACGGCAAATTCGGAGACAACAGACACAGCATG GGTGTGAACTGGGAGCCATGGAAGGGTCACCTGATGTCTCTTGATTTCACTGAGATGAAGATTCGGCCTGTTGGCACTACCAGGAAGAGGAGGTCGCTTAGCAGCAGAACAGCTCCCAGAAAATAG